Proteins from one Mastacembelus armatus chromosome 16, fMasArm1.2, whole genome shotgun sequence genomic window:
- the atp1a3b gene encoding sodium/potassium-transporting ATPase subunit alpha-3b isoform X1: protein MGYGRSDSYRVATTQDKVDRSPKKKKGVTKDMDDLKKEVPITEHKMSVEEVCRKYQTDIVQGLTNAKAAEVLIRDGPNALTPPPTTPEWVKFCRQLFGGFSILLWIGAILCFLAYAIQAATEDEPAGDNLYLGIVLTAVVVITGCFSYFQEAKSSKIMESFKNMVPQQALVIREGEKVQINAEEVVAGDLIEVKGGDRIPADIRVVSAHGCKVDNSSLTGESEPQNRSPDCTHDNPLETRNVAFFSTNCVEGTARGIVICTGDRTVMGRIATLTSGLETGKTPIAKEIEHFIHIITGVAVFLGITFFVLALILGYSWLEAVIFLIGIIVANVPEGLLATVTVCLTLTAKRMAKKNCLVKNLEAVETLGSTSTICSDKTGTLTQNRMTVAHMWFDNQIHEADTTEDQSGASFDKSSVTWLSLARIAALCNRAAFKAGQESVAILKRDVAGDASESALLKCIELSCGSVRMMREKNKKVAEIPFNSTNKYQLSVHETEDPNDNRYLLVMKGAPERILDRCSTIMLQGKEQPMDEEMKEAFQNAYMELGGLGERVLGFCHLLLPEDQYPKGFAFDTDDVNFQTDNLCFVGLMSMIDPPRAAVPDAVGKCRSAGIKVIMVTGDHPITAKAIAKGVGIISEGNETVEDIAARLNIPVSQVNPRDAKACVIHGTDLKDLSQEQMDDILRNHTEIVFARTSPQQKLIIVEGCQRQGAIVAVTGDGVNDSPALKKADIGVAMGISGSDVSKQAADMILLDDNFASIVTGVEEGRLIFDNLKKSIAYTLTSNIPEITPFLLFIIVNIPLPLGTITILCIDLGTDMVPAISLAYEAAESDIMKRQPRNPFRDKLVNERLISIAYGQIGMIQALGGFFSYFVILAENGFLPSRLVGIRLNWDDRAVNDLEDSYGQQWTYEQRKIVEFTCHTAFFVSIVVVQWADVIICKTRRNSVFQQGMKNKILIFGLFEETALAAFLSYCPGMDVALRMYPLKPTWWFCAFPYSFLIFVYDEVRKLLLRRNPGGWVEKETYY from the exons ATGGGG taTGGGCGGTCAGACAGTTACCGCGTTGCCACCACACAGGACAAAGTTGACCGATCccccaagaagaagaagggggtAACCAAGGACATGGATGACCTGAAGAAGGAAGTGCCCATT ACAGAACACAAGATGTCGGTAGAGGAAGTATGCAGGAAATACCAGACTGACATTGTCCAG GGTTTGACCAATGCCAAGGCAGCAGAAGTTCTGATAAGGGATGGTCCCAATGCTCTCACGCCTCCTCCCACCACCCCAGAGTGGGTCAAGTTCTGTCGCCAGCTGTTTGGTGGATTCTCCATCCTTCTGTGGATCGGCGCCATCCTCTGCTTCCTGGCCTACGCAATCCAGGCAGCTACTGAGGACGAGCCAGCAGGAGACAAT ctgtaCTTAGGTATTGTGCTCACAGCTGTCGTCGTCATCACTGGTTGCTTCTCATATTTCCAGGAGGCCAAGAGCTCCAAAATCATGGAGTCTTTCAAGAACATGGTGCCTCAG CAAGCATTGGTGATCCGTGAGGGCGAGAAGGTACAGATCAACGCTGAAGAGGTGGTGGCCGGAGATCTGATCGAAGTAAAGGGAGGAGACAGGATCCCTGCTGACATCAGGGTGGTTTCTGCTCATGGCTGCAAG GTAGATAATTCCTCCCTGACAGGCGAGTCAGAACCTCAAAACAGGTCACCTGACTGTACCCATGACAACCCCTTAGAGACCCGAAACGTCGCTTTCTTCTCCACCAACTGTGTGGAAG GCACAGCACGTGGCATTGTTATCTGCACTGGAGACCGCACAGTCATGGGTCGCATTGCTACTCTGACCTCTGGTCTGGAGACCGGAAAAACCCCCATTGCCAAGGAGATTGAGCACTTCATCCACATCATCACAGGCGTGGCTGTCTTCTTGGGCATCACATTTTTCGTCCTGGCCCTCATCCTGGGTTACTCCTGGCTGGAGGCTGTTATCTTCCTCATCGGCATCATTGTGGCTAATGTGCCTGAAGGGCTGCTGGCCACAGTCACT GTATGTCTGACCCTGACTGCCAAACGTATGGCTAAGAAGAACTGCCTGGTGAAGAACTTGGAGGCTGTGGAAACCCTCGGCTCCACCTCGACCATCTGCTCTGACAAGACAGGCACCCTGACCCAGAATCGGATGACAGTGGCCCACATGTGGTTTGACAACCAGATCCATGAGGCAGACACCACCGAGGACCAGTCTG GTGCCTCATTTGATAAGAGTTCGGTAACATGGCTGTCTCTGGCTCGTATCGCCGCCCTGTGTAACCGCGCGGCGTTCAAAGCAGGACAAGAGTCAGTGGCCATCCTGAAGCGCGATGTTGCTGGCGATGCCTCAGAGTCGGCCCTGTTGAAGTGTATCGAGCTCTCCTGTGGCTCAGTCAGGATGATGAGGGAAAAGAACAAGAAGGTGGCTGAGATCCCCTTTAACTCCACCAACAAGTACCAG CTATCAGTGCATGAGACAGAGGATCCTAATGACAACCGTTATCTGCTGGTAATGAAGGGAGCCCCTGAGAGGATCTTAGACCGTTGCTCCACCATAATGCTGCAGGGCAAGGAGCAGCCTATGGATGAGGAGATGAAGGAAGCTTTCCAGAATGCCTACATGGAGCTGGGAGGACTGGGAGAGAGAGTACTAG GTTTCTGCCACTTGCTGCTTCCAGAAGACCAGTATCCCAAGGGATTTGCCTTTGACACAGATGATGTCAACTTCCAAACAGACAACCTTTGCTTTGTTGGGCTCATGTCCATGATCGACCCTCCCCGTGCTGCTGTGCCTGATGCTGTTGGAAAATGCAGATCTGCTGGTATCAAG GTCATTATGGTCACTGGAGATCATCCAATCACCGCCAAGGCCATCGCTAAGGGAGTGGGCATCATCTCAGAAGGCAATGAGACGGTCGAGGACATTGCAGCTCGTCTCAACATACCTGTCAGCCAGGTCAACCCCAG GGATGCTAAGGCCTGCGTGATCCATGGTACAGACCTAAAAGATTTATCTCAGGAACAGATGGACGACATCCTAAGGAATCACACCGAAATTGTGTTTGCCAGGACCTCCCCACAGCAGAAACTCATCATTGTAGAGGGCTGCCAGAGACAG GGTGCCATTGTAGCTGTTACAGGTGATGGTGTGAATGACTCTCCAGCACTGAAAAAGGCTGACATTGGTGTTGCCATGGGAATCTCAGGCTCCGATGTGTCCAAACAGGCTGCAGACATGATCTTGTTGGATGATAACTTTGCCTCTATTGTGACAGGAGTGGAAGAAG GACGTTTGATCTTTGATAACCTCAAAAAGTCCATTGCGTACACGTTGACCAGCAACATCCCAGAGATCACCCCCTTCTTGCTGTTCATCATCGTCAACATTCCCCTGCCTCTAGGAACCATCACCATCCTCTGTATTGACCTGGGAACTGACATG GTACCAGCTATCTCCCTGGCTTACGAAGCAGCTGAGAGCGACATCATGAAGCGTCAGCCCAGGAACCCATTCAGGGACAAGCTGGTGAATGAGAGGCTTATCAGCATTGCCTATGGACAAATTG GTATGATCCAGGCTCTGGGAGGTTTCTTCTCCTACTTTGTCATCTTGGCTGAAAATGGTTTCCTGCCCAGTCGACTAGTAGGCATTAGGCTCAACTGGGACGACCGCGCTGTCAACGACCTGGAAGACAGCTATGGACAGCAGTGG ACATATGAGCAGAGGAAGATTGTGGAGTTCACGTGCCACACAGCCTTCTTTGTCAGTATTGTAGTAGTGCAGTGGGCTGATGTCATCATCTGCAAGACCAGACGTAACTCAGTGTTCCAGCAGGGCATGAA GAACAAGATCTTGATATTCGGCCTGTTTGAGGAAACAGCCCTTGCTGCCTTCCTGTCATACTGCCCAGGCATGGATGTGGCTCTCAGGATGTATCCTCTAAA GCCTACCTGGTGGTTTTGTGCATTCCCCTATAGTTTTCTCATCTTTGTGTATGATGAAGTTCGAAAACTTCTACTCCGTCGGAACCCTGGAG
- the atp1a3b gene encoding sodium/potassium-transporting ATPase subunit alpha-3b isoform X2: protein MGDKVDRSPKKKKGVTKDMDDLKKEVPITEHKMSVEEVCRKYQTDIVQGLTNAKAAEVLIRDGPNALTPPPTTPEWVKFCRQLFGGFSILLWIGAILCFLAYAIQAATEDEPAGDNLYLGIVLTAVVVITGCFSYFQEAKSSKIMESFKNMVPQQALVIREGEKVQINAEEVVAGDLIEVKGGDRIPADIRVVSAHGCKVDNSSLTGESEPQNRSPDCTHDNPLETRNVAFFSTNCVEGTARGIVICTGDRTVMGRIATLTSGLETGKTPIAKEIEHFIHIITGVAVFLGITFFVLALILGYSWLEAVIFLIGIIVANVPEGLLATVTVCLTLTAKRMAKKNCLVKNLEAVETLGSTSTICSDKTGTLTQNRMTVAHMWFDNQIHEADTTEDQSGASFDKSSVTWLSLARIAALCNRAAFKAGQESVAILKRDVAGDASESALLKCIELSCGSVRMMREKNKKVAEIPFNSTNKYQLSVHETEDPNDNRYLLVMKGAPERILDRCSTIMLQGKEQPMDEEMKEAFQNAYMELGGLGERVLGFCHLLLPEDQYPKGFAFDTDDVNFQTDNLCFVGLMSMIDPPRAAVPDAVGKCRSAGIKVIMVTGDHPITAKAIAKGVGIISEGNETVEDIAARLNIPVSQVNPRDAKACVIHGTDLKDLSQEQMDDILRNHTEIVFARTSPQQKLIIVEGCQRQGAIVAVTGDGVNDSPALKKADIGVAMGISGSDVSKQAADMILLDDNFASIVTGVEEGRLIFDNLKKSIAYTLTSNIPEITPFLLFIIVNIPLPLGTITILCIDLGTDMVPAISLAYEAAESDIMKRQPRNPFRDKLVNERLISIAYGQIGMIQALGGFFSYFVILAENGFLPSRLVGIRLNWDDRAVNDLEDSYGQQWTYEQRKIVEFTCHTAFFVSIVVVQWADVIICKTRRNSVFQQGMKNKILIFGLFEETALAAFLSYCPGMDVALRMYPLKPTWWFCAFPYSFLIFVYDEVRKLLLRRNPGGWVEKETYY from the exons ATGGGG GACAAAGTTGACCGATCccccaagaagaagaagggggtAACCAAGGACATGGATGACCTGAAGAAGGAAGTGCCCATT ACAGAACACAAGATGTCGGTAGAGGAAGTATGCAGGAAATACCAGACTGACATTGTCCAG GGTTTGACCAATGCCAAGGCAGCAGAAGTTCTGATAAGGGATGGTCCCAATGCTCTCACGCCTCCTCCCACCACCCCAGAGTGGGTCAAGTTCTGTCGCCAGCTGTTTGGTGGATTCTCCATCCTTCTGTGGATCGGCGCCATCCTCTGCTTCCTGGCCTACGCAATCCAGGCAGCTACTGAGGACGAGCCAGCAGGAGACAAT ctgtaCTTAGGTATTGTGCTCACAGCTGTCGTCGTCATCACTGGTTGCTTCTCATATTTCCAGGAGGCCAAGAGCTCCAAAATCATGGAGTCTTTCAAGAACATGGTGCCTCAG CAAGCATTGGTGATCCGTGAGGGCGAGAAGGTACAGATCAACGCTGAAGAGGTGGTGGCCGGAGATCTGATCGAAGTAAAGGGAGGAGACAGGATCCCTGCTGACATCAGGGTGGTTTCTGCTCATGGCTGCAAG GTAGATAATTCCTCCCTGACAGGCGAGTCAGAACCTCAAAACAGGTCACCTGACTGTACCCATGACAACCCCTTAGAGACCCGAAACGTCGCTTTCTTCTCCACCAACTGTGTGGAAG GCACAGCACGTGGCATTGTTATCTGCACTGGAGACCGCACAGTCATGGGTCGCATTGCTACTCTGACCTCTGGTCTGGAGACCGGAAAAACCCCCATTGCCAAGGAGATTGAGCACTTCATCCACATCATCACAGGCGTGGCTGTCTTCTTGGGCATCACATTTTTCGTCCTGGCCCTCATCCTGGGTTACTCCTGGCTGGAGGCTGTTATCTTCCTCATCGGCATCATTGTGGCTAATGTGCCTGAAGGGCTGCTGGCCACAGTCACT GTATGTCTGACCCTGACTGCCAAACGTATGGCTAAGAAGAACTGCCTGGTGAAGAACTTGGAGGCTGTGGAAACCCTCGGCTCCACCTCGACCATCTGCTCTGACAAGACAGGCACCCTGACCCAGAATCGGATGACAGTGGCCCACATGTGGTTTGACAACCAGATCCATGAGGCAGACACCACCGAGGACCAGTCTG GTGCCTCATTTGATAAGAGTTCGGTAACATGGCTGTCTCTGGCTCGTATCGCCGCCCTGTGTAACCGCGCGGCGTTCAAAGCAGGACAAGAGTCAGTGGCCATCCTGAAGCGCGATGTTGCTGGCGATGCCTCAGAGTCGGCCCTGTTGAAGTGTATCGAGCTCTCCTGTGGCTCAGTCAGGATGATGAGGGAAAAGAACAAGAAGGTGGCTGAGATCCCCTTTAACTCCACCAACAAGTACCAG CTATCAGTGCATGAGACAGAGGATCCTAATGACAACCGTTATCTGCTGGTAATGAAGGGAGCCCCTGAGAGGATCTTAGACCGTTGCTCCACCATAATGCTGCAGGGCAAGGAGCAGCCTATGGATGAGGAGATGAAGGAAGCTTTCCAGAATGCCTACATGGAGCTGGGAGGACTGGGAGAGAGAGTACTAG GTTTCTGCCACTTGCTGCTTCCAGAAGACCAGTATCCCAAGGGATTTGCCTTTGACACAGATGATGTCAACTTCCAAACAGACAACCTTTGCTTTGTTGGGCTCATGTCCATGATCGACCCTCCCCGTGCTGCTGTGCCTGATGCTGTTGGAAAATGCAGATCTGCTGGTATCAAG GTCATTATGGTCACTGGAGATCATCCAATCACCGCCAAGGCCATCGCTAAGGGAGTGGGCATCATCTCAGAAGGCAATGAGACGGTCGAGGACATTGCAGCTCGTCTCAACATACCTGTCAGCCAGGTCAACCCCAG GGATGCTAAGGCCTGCGTGATCCATGGTACAGACCTAAAAGATTTATCTCAGGAACAGATGGACGACATCCTAAGGAATCACACCGAAATTGTGTTTGCCAGGACCTCCCCACAGCAGAAACTCATCATTGTAGAGGGCTGCCAGAGACAG GGTGCCATTGTAGCTGTTACAGGTGATGGTGTGAATGACTCTCCAGCACTGAAAAAGGCTGACATTGGTGTTGCCATGGGAATCTCAGGCTCCGATGTGTCCAAACAGGCTGCAGACATGATCTTGTTGGATGATAACTTTGCCTCTATTGTGACAGGAGTGGAAGAAG GACGTTTGATCTTTGATAACCTCAAAAAGTCCATTGCGTACACGTTGACCAGCAACATCCCAGAGATCACCCCCTTCTTGCTGTTCATCATCGTCAACATTCCCCTGCCTCTAGGAACCATCACCATCCTCTGTATTGACCTGGGAACTGACATG GTACCAGCTATCTCCCTGGCTTACGAAGCAGCTGAGAGCGACATCATGAAGCGTCAGCCCAGGAACCCATTCAGGGACAAGCTGGTGAATGAGAGGCTTATCAGCATTGCCTATGGACAAATTG GTATGATCCAGGCTCTGGGAGGTTTCTTCTCCTACTTTGTCATCTTGGCTGAAAATGGTTTCCTGCCCAGTCGACTAGTAGGCATTAGGCTCAACTGGGACGACCGCGCTGTCAACGACCTGGAAGACAGCTATGGACAGCAGTGG ACATATGAGCAGAGGAAGATTGTGGAGTTCACGTGCCACACAGCCTTCTTTGTCAGTATTGTAGTAGTGCAGTGGGCTGATGTCATCATCTGCAAGACCAGACGTAACTCAGTGTTCCAGCAGGGCATGAA GAACAAGATCTTGATATTCGGCCTGTTTGAGGAAACAGCCCTTGCTGCCTTCCTGTCATACTGCCCAGGCATGGATGTGGCTCTCAGGATGTATCCTCTAAA GCCTACCTGGTGGTTTTGTGCATTCCCCTATAGTTTTCTCATCTTTGTGTATGATGAAGTTCGAAAACTTCTACTCCGTCGGAACCCTGGAG